One Solanum lycopersicum chromosome 2, SLM_r2.1 genomic region harbors:
- the LOC101250178 gene encoding uncharacterized protein: MGLSARASRLPSSVFRPKSLLPSHLSTMRTRTIFGISISLIIINMAAIMERADENLLPAVYKEVSEAFTAGPSDLGFLTFIRNFVQGIASPVAGILVLNYDRPTVLAIGILFWALSTGAVGASKYFLQVGFWRAVNGFGLAIVIPALQSFIADSYKDEVRGTGFGFLNLIGTVGGIGGGAIATVMAGHEYWGIPGWRFSFIVMATLSCFIGFLVFSFVVDPRKKSSGQHDISKQSDRDELIEKGHSNINTVSIWMESWTAMRTVIKLQTFQFIVLQGLVGSLPWTAIVFFTLWFELIGFDHNSAATLVGLFAAGCALGSFFGGVVADKMSRIYPHTGRVMCAQFSSFMGIPFSWFLLRIISPSISSYSTFAVTLFIMGLTISWCATATNGPMFAEVVPSKHRTMIYAFDRAFEGSFSSFAAPIVGILAEKMYGYDAKSVDPILGSPREALALSKGLFSMMAVPFGLCCLFYTPLYWTFKQDRENARLAAAKETEMI, encoded by the exons ATGGGGTTAAGCGCTAGAGCTTCAAGATTACCTTCTTCTGTTTTTCGACCTAAATCTCTGCTTCCCAGCCACCTTTCCACCATGAG AACAAGGACAATTTTTGGGATCTCTATTTCCCTAATCATCATCAACATGGCCGCTATAATGGAGCGCGCTGATGAGAATCTCCTTCCAGCTGTTTATAAAGAAGTCAGTGAAGCTTTTACAGCAGGACCATCTGATCTTGGGTTTCTCACATTCATTAGGAACTTTGTGCAGGGAATTGCTTCTCCAGTGGCAggtattttagttttaaattatgaCCGACCCACGGTTCTTGCAATTGGTATCCTCTTCTGGGCCCTATCAACCGGTGCAGTGGGTGCGAGCAAGTATTTTCTGCAGGTTGGCTTCTGGAGAGCTGTAAATGGCTTCGGTCTGGCAATTGTGATACCTGCTTTGCAGTCCTTCATAGCTGATAGCTACAAGGATGAAGTCAGAGGGACGGGATTTGGGTTTCTTAATCTAATTGGTACTGTGGGTGGGATAGGAGGTGGAGCTATAGCTACAGTTATGGCTGGTCATGAATACTGGGGCATACCAGGATGGCGCTTTTCCTTCATCGTGATGGCaactttgagttgtttcataGGATTTCTTGTCTTCTCTTTTGTCGTTGACCCAAGGAAGAAAAGCAGTGGCCAGCATGATATTTCAAAACAGTCTGACAG GGATGAATTGATAGAGAAAGGACACTCAAATATCAATACAGTGTCAATTTGGATGGAGTCCTGGACAGCCATGAGAACTGTCATCAAACTCCAAACGTTTCAGTTCATTGTTTTGCAGGGTCTTGTAGGATCCCTACCTTGGACAGCCATTGTTTTCTTTACATTATGGTTTGAATTAATCG GTTTTGATCATAATAGTGCAGCCACACTTGTCGGTCTATTTGCTGCTGGATGCGCATTAGGATCCTTCTTTGGTGGAGTAGTTGCAGACAAAATGTCTCGAATATACCCCCATACAGGACGTGTCATGTGTGCTCAATTTAGTTCTTTTATGGGCATCCCATTCTCATGGTTCCTTCTTCGAATTATCTCTCCGTCTATAAGCAGCTATTCCACATTTGCTGTGACTTTATTCATAATGGGCCTCACAATCAGCTGGTGTGCTACTGCTACAAATGGTCCCATGTTTGCAGAAGTGGTGCCTTCAAAGCACCGCACCATGATTTATGCTTTTGATCGTGCGTTTGAGggttcattttcttcttttgctGCTCCAATTGTAGGGATTCTTGCTGAGAAAATGTACGGTTATGATGCCAAATCTGTTGATCCGATATTAGGATCTCCTAGGGAGGCTTTAGCGCTGTCAAAAGGTCTCTTTTCAATGATGGCCGTGCCTTTTGGTTTATGTTGCTTGTTTTACACCCCTTTGTATTGGACATTCAAGCAGGACCGTGAGAATGCAAGACTTGCTGCTGCAAAAGAAACAGAGATGATATGA